Within the Candidatus Flexicrinis proximus genome, the region CGCAGGCGCCGCGCTCGCCGAACGACTCGTTACCGGAAGCGCTCATAAAGCCGTCGAGCGTGCGATCCTGCTTCAAGTCCTGCTGGAAGTCGGTGTCGACCGTGAAGTTGTCCCCCACGTCGGCGATGTAGCGCAGCAGTTCTTCCCCGAGGAAGTCGGCCACGTTGTACTGGGCCGAGTGCGGGACATAGGAGGGGCTCGACGGGTCTTCGGAAGGATCGATGTAGCCGAGGCTGTTCTGACGCAGGAAGTTCAGACCGAAGCCGATGGTGAAGATGGTCGGAAGCTGCTCGTCACCGGCGCCGGTACGCGACAGACCCACATAGTCTGCCCAGTCACGCGCATAGTCGTCAACGTCATAGTAGGGGTCACAGGTCGCCGCGGTCTCGGCCGGGAACGACCCGACATCCACATCGAAGACGCGACCCAGGATCAGGTTGTCCTCAAACGGGATATTGCAGTCGTAGTCGAGGTCGAAGCTGCCCGGCGCGAAGCCGTAGCTGCGGCCGCCGCCGGACGGGCACTTGATGCCCACGTTACCCGGATCTTCGTTGAGCGGCAGGCAGAAGTGACGGGTGCTGGGGTCTTCGTCAGAGCAGAACGGGAATTCGATGATCGAACGCGACCGGGTCAACTGCGACGGGGCGCTCGGCGTGCCGATGGGGCAGAGACCGAAGGAGCCGTATTCGCCACCGCGGCCGTAACGGACAAGGTCGTCGACCTAGGCATAGGTCTGCCAGTTGGCGCGGGTCGTGCCGTAGTCATAATAGGGTTCGGCTTCCAGCGGCTTGCGGCCATTGAGGCGAACCGGATCGCTGGCGCCGGCAGCGCCATCGGAGAGCATGATCATGACCCAGACGGTGCCGGTACGGCGGGTGGTGGTCGGGTCGAGCAGCGCGTTGTTGCCTTCGCGCAGACCGGCGCCGATATTGGTACCGCGGCAAGACGCCCACAGCTCATAGCTCTGGTTCTCGCTGACACCGCCCCAGCCTGCATCGAGCGGGTTCGGCGTCATCGTGCGATAGAGGCCTGGCCGGCCGGACAAGTCGTAGTACTGCGTGTTTGTGTAGTCCCAGTCCCACAGCGAATAGAGGCTGAGGAAGTTGGTCAGCGCGGCATTATGGAACGGGCAGAAGTCGCGGACCGGGTAATCGTTGAGCGGGCGATCATTGCTGCCGTCGTAACCGCCGCTGCTGCCTTCGTGGTAGTAGTCGACCAGCAGCGACGTACCGTCGTCTCTACGGCCTTTGGCGAAGGCATCCCAACCGCCGCCGCTCTCGTTCCAACGGTAGAAGTTCGGCTCGGCGCGCACGCCGACGTACTGATCCAGGGTGCGTTCGGCGCGGCACAAGGAGGCCAGCATGTGGCTCCAGGCCGTGCGACCACCGGCATTGGCCGGGTCACGCGGGCAGATGTCGGTATTGGTCACTGCGTCCTTGCCAGCGGAGCCATCAGGGTCGATCAGAAAGGCGCCGCGATCGAAGGTGACGAAGGCCACGCGGTCGCCGCGCTCAAAGTCGATGGTGTTCAGGAATTCGCTGGCCGCGTCACGGGCCTGCCGGAAGGGCTGGCAGATCAGGTCGTTGAATTTGAAGTCGCCGCGCTCCTGATCGAACGGGATAGACCCATAGCCGGGAAGCGGGACGAGATTGCCGGAGGAGTTGACCTGGCCGCCGTAGGTGGGGTCATTGCAGCAGCCGTAGAAGTCGAAGGATGGGATAAAACCGTCCCAGAAAATCGTTTTGTTGGGGTTGTTGGTATCGGCGCCAGGGTCGCCTTCCCAATAGGTTGAGAAGCCGCTGATACTGCGGATAGTTTGCGGAATACGGATCTGGGCGGAGTACGGCCAGAAACGAACGCGACAGGCTGTGCGCGGGTGTTCCTGGGTGCCGACCGAACCCGGATAGGGGAACGATACCACCTTATAATTCGCGTTCTCGGTCGCCTCAAACGGCCCGGTCGGGTTGATATCGGTGCCAGAGGTGTTGACATAGTCGAGACGACGGTTGACGTCTTCAGGATAAATCCGGGCGAAGTTATTGACGCCGCCGAGGAGTTCTTCGCCCCAGAACTGCAGGATGTCTGCATACAAGGCATCGCCCGGGTCGTTATCGAGGAAGATGCCGGCGTTCATTTCGCGCAGGAAGACGGAGGTCGGCTCACCGCTGGCACCGACCGACGGGGGGACATAGACCTGCCCCATGCCGATGTCCTTCCAGTCTTCCAGCGTGGTATCCAGCAGCATCGACTCAGAGACGTCCATGACCATCACGATGTCAAGGACGGCCGTTTCGGAGGTCGAAACCGCCGAAAGCTCGATGTCCTGAATGCCGAGGACGCGCAGGAAAACGGTTGGGGACATGACTTTGGCGCCAACGCGGACCAGCTTACGATAGCGGTTGGCATCATTGCAGAGGACCGGGTCGGTCTCGCCGGAGGAGGCGCAGGTTTCGACCATGACCTCACGCGAATTGATGCCATGAAGCTCGAGCATCATGCGGGCAGCCAGGCCGACCTCCGCAAAACTGCGGTCGGAGCGCATCTGACCGGCAGCGGAGATCGCGGCGCTGTCCACGGCGCGGGCGAGCGTGTTGTAGCGGGCCAGCAGGATCGAGACATCGGTCACGATGCCGACAAAGCCGATCAACCCGATGAAGCCCAACGCCAGGATAACGACCGCCTGCCCCGAATTCTGCGGGTGGCGAACTGAGCGTAGAAGCGTGCGCAGTAAAGTTCCCATACTCAACGGCCTCGTCCTCACTTACGGTTTAAACACCAGGCGCGGTTCTGCTGAGGGCGCAGGGAATGCAGCCCAGGCATACACCACGTCGGCGGTAGAATTCGGGTCGTCGCCGCCCATCACCTGGTAGACAGGCGACCAGGTCGACGAGA harbors:
- a CDS encoding Tad domain-containing protein; translated protein: MGTLLRTLLRSVRHPQNSGQAVVILALGFIGLIGFVGIVTDVSILLARYNTLARAVDSAAISAAGQMRSDRSFAEVGLAARMMLELHGINSREVMVETCASSGETDPVLCNDANRYRKLVRVGAKVMSPTVFLRVLGIQDIELSAVSTSETAVLDIVMVMDVSESMLLDTTLEDWKDIGMGQVYVPPSVGASGEPTSVFLREMNAGIFLDNDPGDALYADILQFWGEELLGGVNNFARIYPEDVNRRLDYVNTSGTDINPTGPFEATENANYKVVSFPYPGSVGTQEHPRTACRVRFWPYSAQIRIPQTIRSISGFSTYWEGDPGADTNNPNKTIFWDGFIPSFDFYGCCNDPTYGGQVNSSGNLVPLPGYGSIPFDQERGDFKFNDLICQPFRQARDAASEFLNTIDFERGDRVAFVTFDRGAFLIDPDGSAGKDAVTNTDICPRDPANAGGRTAWSHMLASLCRAERTLDQYVGVRAEPNFYRWNESGGGWDAFAKGRRDDGTSLLVDYYHEGSSGGYDGSNDRPLNDYPVRDFCPFHNAALTNFLSLYSLWDWDYTNTQYYDLSGRPGLYRTMTPNPLDAGWGGVSENQSYELWASCRGTNIGAGLREGNNALLDPTTTRRTGTVWVMIMLSDGAAGASDPVRLNGRKPLEAEPYYDYGTTRANWQTYA